One window of the Megalops cyprinoides isolate fMegCyp1 chromosome 2, fMegCyp1.pri, whole genome shotgun sequence genome contains the following:
- the plekhb2 gene encoding pleckstrin homology domain-containing family B member 2, with protein sequence MAYVKSGWLQRQSTILRRWKKNWFDLWSDGRLIFYDDQHRRDMEDQIHMKVDCINIRTGNSCRDLTPPEGKGRDSLLQIVCRDGRIISLCADGPDDALAWCMALQDSRMNAVVVPPQMGVPDEVVASAPPPYSEVVSPPQMYDQGRYVVYGPPPPPGTQIVYAADGQAYTVAYPYQYQGTYPPREVNQVIVRERHHDNGADLALGVLAGAATGMALGSLFVF encoded by the exons ATGGCCTATGTGAAAAGCGGGTGgcttcagagacaga GTACCATTCTGCGACGGTGGAAGAAGAACTGGTTTGACTTGTGGTCAGATGGGCGGTTGATTTTCTATGATGACCAGCATAGACGGGACATGGAGGACCAGATCCACATGAAGGTGGACTGCATCAACATCCGCACTGGGAACTCGTGTCGAG ATCTCACCCCCCCGGAAGGCAAGGGCCGGGACTCCCTGCTGCAGATCGTGTGTAGGGACGGCAGGATCATCAGCTTGTGTGCGGACGGGCCAGACGACGCCCT GGCGTGGTGTATGGCCTTGCAGGACTCCAGAATGAACGCG gtggtCGTCCCCCCTCAGATGGGTGTCCCTGATGAGGTCGTGGCCTCCGCGCCCCCACCGTACAGCGAGGTCGTTTCTCCGCCCCAG ATGTACGACCAGGGACGCTACGTGGTCTACGGCCCTCCCCCTCCACCGGGCACGCAGATAGTATATGCCGCCGATGGGCAGGCTTACACTGTGGCCTACCCCTATCAGTACCAAG GTACTTACCCTCCTCGAGAAGTGAACCAGGTCATCGTGCGGGAGCGTCACCATGACAACGGAGCCGACCTGGCGCTGGGCGTCCTCGCGGGGGCCGCCACCGGCATGGCCCTGGGGTCCCTCTTTGTGTTTTAG